In Fusarium oxysporum f. sp. lycopersici 4287 chromosome 6, whole genome shotgun sequence, a single window of DNA contains:
- a CDS encoding hypothetical protein (At least one base has a quality score < 10) produces the protein MEHQYSTVLWRDLDFIRHLDPAIKVSHRTKRGVKFFAELTITSVDGIDAEGGFLLDNSPASCEERDGVIDLVFEPLFKDKSFGHWVKMEVKVTEDTNCQYYPVGEVWIGHEEEKSKNPYSVTKHSSSPRPSESTPSNNSSTSSASINPNSRLTINTNSGETCPYFTNREPLKMVPFEYCFVFEMALAPALPPPNDWPNGQPYHVVIDTVFKELERQGAVLREACLSVPIEVCHLRKEYEWIPPNEIIWYIPETQYDIEMVTGCTLAFAGMFLSLQPRLFMYQSATSCTNEARCVTALIKTNRDKIVGYNKGKDYEMWVDFDSTDYDGNADLGGFPTKISDHYGQPPAALHVSGELHPLESYLAPPSM, from the exons ATGGAGCACCAATACTCTACAGTCCTTTGGCGGGACCTTGATTTCATTCGGCATCTTGACCCCGCTATCAAGGTTTCTCATAGAACGAAGCGAGGTGTAAAATTCTTTGCCGAGCTTACAATAACATCTGTCGACGGTATTGATGCCGAAGGGG GCTTTCTACTCGATAATTCGCCTGCCTCCTGCGAAGAGCGAGATGGCGTCATTGACCTGGTATTTGAACCACTTTTCAAGGACAAGTCATTTGGACATTGGGTCAAAATGGAAGTCAAAGTTACTGAGGATACAAATTGCCAATATTATCCTGTTGGCGAAGTTTGGATTGGGCATGA AGAGGAAAAGTCCAAGAACCCGTATAGCGTAACAAAACATTCCTCAAGTCCCCGTCCAAGCGAGTCTACTCCCTCGAATAACTCATCGACTTCAAGTGCAAGCATCAATCCAAACTCTCGTCTAACTATCAACACTAACTCAGGAGAGACTTGCCCCTATTTCACAAATAGAGAGCCGCTCAAAATGGTCCCATTTGAATACTGTTTTGTATTCGAGATGGCCTTAGCTCCCGCTCTACCTCCTCCTAATGATTGGCCAAATGGACAACCATATCATGTGGTTATTGATACTGTCTTCAAAGAGTTAG AAAGACAAGGGGCTGTCCTGAGGGAAGCCTGCCTCTCTGTGCCTATAGAGGTATGCCACCTTCGAAAGGAGTACGAGTGGATTCCTCCAAACGAAATAATTTGGTACATTCCGGAAACTCAGTACGATATAGAGATGGTGACTGGTTGTACCTTAGCTTTTGCGGGTATGTTTCTGTCACTTCAGCCTCGTCTTTTTATGTACCAAAGCGCGACTAGCTGCACAAATGAAGCTAGGTGCGTTACAGCCTTGATCAAGACCAATCGTGATAAAATCGTGGGGTATAATAAGGGGAAAGATTATGAGATGTGGGTAGACTTTGACAGCACTGATTACGATGGGAATGCAGACCTAGGAGGCTTTCCCACCAAGATCAGCGACCATTATGGGCAGCCTCCTGCCGCCCTGCATGTATCTGGGGAACTACACCCCCTAGAGTCTTATTTAGCCCCTCCCAGTATGTAG
- a CDS encoding hypothetical protein (At least one base has a quality score < 10), with protein sequence MSIIWIGQEAPISFEEGEPAVDIKGKKNSTIITSDNKNHEHLRQSDSDVTGDAQKYKRLLSYRDQAYEHLVQQNQTHEKSIAYYCRMLFESIKEWSEFQLWPESVASESEGEEEDATAPSIENTNIQLWQNRSNRFMVPETDKVRLLGPEDEKYEPYVVV encoded by the exons ATGTCGATTATTTGGATTGGCCAAGAGGCTCCTATATCATTTGAGGAGGGAGAGCCGGCGGTCGATAtcaaaggaaagaaaaat TCTACAATTATTACATCCGACAACAAGAACCATGAGCATCTGAGACAATCAGACTCTGACGTTACTGGAGATGCTCAAAAGTACAAAAGGTTACTGTCATATAGAGACCAGGCCTATGAGCATTTGGTACAGCAGAACCAGACTCATGAGAAGAGCATTGCCTACTATTGCCGGATGTTATTCGAATCGATCAAGGAATGGAGCGAGTTCCAGCTCTGGCCAGAGTCAGTGGCTTCCGAATCAGAGggggaagaggaggatgccACTGCCCCTTCCATCGAGAATACAAACATTCAGCTGTGGCAAAACCGCTCCAATCGATTCATGGTACCAGAGACTGACAAAGTTAGACTTTTAGGCCCAGAGGACGAGAAATATGAGCCGTACGTGGTGGTTTGA
- a CDS encoding hypothetical protein (At least one base has a quality score < 10) translates to MTSSISVDEAKEQICENGFYAVDDPEIGSSIEEMDEKELSYDFSDETGYDFCLKNVLLNSPVQDIIDSLKPNSSSRYLLMHRGYLAQDPGHIYTLRNGGEDRGVLVVQLWTKGSRVTYHRRSHLVPLTRIRAANKLWEVASKQLQDRGCEAKPMCFEQGGLVISDARISFERDQKRCYYYTYVESFLLEKWEREAKAKGEYTEEDMTLQPPASRRPSDVAKLGVQVRRTHQE, encoded by the exons ATGACGTCGAGTATCTCAGTCGATGAAGCCAAAGAGCAAATTTGTGAGAATGGCTTCTACGCGGTAGATGACCCGGAAATAGGGTCAAGcattgaggagatggacGAAAAAGAGCTGTCCTACGACTTCTCTGACGAAACAGGCTATGATTTCTGCTTAAAAAACGTGTTGTTGAACTCG CCCGTTCAAGATATCATCGATTCACTGAAGCCTAATTCAAGCTCACGGTACCTCCTCATGCATCGCGGATACCTTGCGCAAGACCCGGGACACATATACACCCTTCGGAATGGCGGAGAAGACCGCGGTGTCTTGGTTGTTCAACTCTGGACAAAGGGATCTAGAGTCACTTACCACCGCCGTTCGCATCTGGTTCCGCTTACACGTATTCGGGCGGCAAACAAATTGTGGGAGGTAGCTTCGAAACAACTCCAGGATAGAGGCTGCGAAGCAAAACCTATGTGCTTTGAGCAAGGAGGATT GGTTATCTCTGATGCTAGAATATCGTTTGAGCGGGACCAAAAGCGatgttattattatacctatgTTGAAAGTTTCCTTCTAGAAAAATGGGAACgagaagcaaaagcaaaggGGGAATACACTGAGGAAGACATGACACTTCAACCTCCCGCATCTAGACGTCCTTCGGATGTAGCCAAGTTAGGTGTGCAGGTGCGGCGAACTCATCAAGAATGA
- a CDS encoding hypothetical protein (At least one base has a quality score < 10): MTKPAQVPAIPESSGDLDPKDMKVVLGAHLEKKGASEEHLRRDFRLLLQERETPRGTKFEPLDETDPDQDSDSETVLRELNHLLKLGIVDYSKDVNKKLLAACSIGLSQLGRIIKHRPRTSLVNYCWRVQKRLESFPNSRFSTSRPVRPPSAQPPQEAAMNKVLRRLEQLEEDFEELRKEQRDQDVKNNLNLNFRVDNASDGQFNKATNYLSDIAQKIDDISQKLDDISYYPLTSNKGPVGPPCTPADGTDDGQYINIAEGCDAPELAATEQQATFD, from the exons ATGACGAAGCCAGCTCAAGTCCCTGCCATCCCCGAGTCTTCGGGCGATTTGGATCCCAAAGATATGAAAGTTGTG CTGGGAGCTCATCTTGAGAAGAAAGGCGCGTCAGAAGAACATCTTCGGCGTGATTTTCGCCTACTCTTACAAGAAAGGGAGACTCCTCGAGGCACCAAATTCGAACCCTTGGACGAGACGGATCCAGATCAGGACTCTGATAGTGAGACTGTTCTTCGAGAACTGAATCATTTGCTCAAACTCGGCATTGTTGACTACAGCAAAGATGTAAACAAAAAGCTTCTCGCTGCTTGTAGCATCGGCTTGTCGCAACTCGGTCGAATAATCAAACACCGCCCAAGAACTTCACTTGTCAACTATTGTTGGCGAGTTCAGAAGCGCCTTGAAAGTTTCCCAAACAGCCGATTCTCAACCAGTCGACCCGTCCGCCCTCCATCTGCCCAACCacctcaagaagcagcgaTGAACAAGGTCTTAAGACGTCTGGAGCAACTCGAAGAAGACTTCGAGGAACTGAGAAAGGAGCAGAGGGATCAGGACGTCAAAAACAACCTTAACCTGAACTTCCGGGTTGATAATGCTAGCGATGGTCAATTCAACAAGGCTACCAACTATCTCTCGGACATTGCTCAGAAGATCGATGATATTTCTCAGAAGCTCGATGACATTTCGTATTACCCCCTGACCAGCAACAAGGGGCCAGTCGGGCCTCCTTGCACCCCAGCGGACGGAACAGATGATGGCCAGTATATCAATATCGCAGAGGGCTGCGATGCTCCAGAGCTTGCCGCTACAGAACAGCAAGCCACGTTCGATTGA
- a CDS encoding hypothetical protein (At least one base has a quality score < 10): protein MSTHNPLVSTIVSICTGVLELSSSLSALHHKVPDKSPQTKRQTLSQSIRQVAVQPKTPVAELLKKAQVHAQNPMVPSNEQVMDKVTNSLQMDSRSETPCERHIDIQLGISEQEVASESQASEISWSRPAQTPKTPSSPSRAPPDSPKDGGNDINVHGAVYVPTTPSPAKQSARAGLNTNPERGSFARSHSAVTESSEASTAADTSPAGSVATHITWPANSGRACDEDEAMLDVDDGGLNMITDSCSPQHPATNDTASSQSPSVDDQAPRSPTQSPTAVARAGQSPLACAADNRANPPPTVDSDISTYSRKPHADDGLVQVLESAMDILCAVAANSLMQGHSPGNGDDQHANDQQTQSPSPSPASEGSDTASEGADRNTRTNTPPMIQFTPSNRSRSDPPATTVTLTPADMEMLVPRLAEMEGEGDSQHSSVPLRNVDLAHMQERVKTTDEKWQTTSTRYEAGPKGEGYARIYVSSSRPPINWEGFTAECKRPTLTEIESIFEKYALDPPQEDIPYYIGNLDILPGERLDPGPEITGNPDLKDLHVAYHHIGGPGSGNRTHGEDIKNFRSYNEPSYNAFVEANWRCCKCDQFVSHQSLLLAPSRLKKEGIDYIVAAVGRGEAFYTLPGQQHAIINFGHCAAHSINYVPPGEKIDFSKVTACTEDGMYAIGKKYGQTTASPQELAQANKRKAHQQLSQVAPKRLTRTNTTPQRELVEIEQGLSEIPYRRIQIDHQHPSTAELNVYKQVAAVRSTMAIQQFITLVKDWKNEEATVHIDKTKDKLNQSVQSVKFFEGRTKLSKFGLRLTQRKLAREADTVKGPIQKQLKPGFLDKLAADHCMTKDRLKDHIQEGRQWNSICKSHDGLLPFILLDSKNPFGIKKQNWTNLYREEFTKEANAFRSLLDDEYMRNLCEAGKSFEDRVLEKVFNGSVSDTGGFLWEENELDPASDNIDELLKQQVTRNGGT, encoded by the exons ATGTCCACACACAATCCTCTCGTCTCGACAATTGTCTCAATATGCACAGGTGTGCTGGAATTGTCTTCGAGTCTCAGTGCACTACATCACAAGGTTCCCGATAAATCCCCTCAAACAAAGCGACAGACGCTTTCCCAGTCGATCAGGCAAGTTGCAGTGCAACCCAAGACTCCGGTTGCTGAGCTACTG AAGAAGGCCCAGGTTCATGCCCAGAATCCTATGGTTCCCAGCAATGAACAAGTCATGGACAAAGTGACGAATTCCCTACAGATGGACAGCCGATCCGAGACGCCATGCGAGCGGCATATCGATATACAACTCGGAATCTCTGAGCAAGAGGTCGCGTCAGAATCTCAGGCAAGCGAGATCTCATGGTCACGGCCTGCACAGACACCAAAGACCCCATCGTCCCCTTCGCGGGC TCCGCCTGACTCACCCAAGGACGGAGGCAACGACATCAATGTCCATGGCGCAGTCTACGTACCAACGACCCCGAGCCCAGCCAAGCAAAGTGCAAGAGCCGGCCTAAATACAAACCCCGAGCGTGGATCATTCGCAAGGAGCCACTCGGCTGTGACTGAATCATCAGAGGCCTCCACGGCCGCAGACACGTCACCAGCCGGTTCTGTTGCGACTCACATCACATGGCCGGCAAACTCTGGTAGGGCATgtgacgaggatgaagccATGTTGGACGTCGATGACGGAGGCCTCAACATGATCACTGACTCTTGCTCGCCACAGCATCCCGCGACCAATGACACAGCTAGCTCTCAGAGTCCTTCAGTCGACGACCAGGCGCCAAGGAGTCCCACTCAAAGTCCTACGGCAGTCGCCAGGGCTGGCCAGTCGCCACTGGCCTGTGCGGCCGACAATAGGGCCAACCCTCCACCAACGGTAGACAGCGACATAAGCACCTATTCTAGAAAGCCTCATGCAGATGACGGTTTAGTTCAAGTGCTCGAATCAGCCATGGACATTCTCTGCGCTGTTGCAGCGAACTCGCTAATGCAGGGTCATTCACCAGGGAATGGAGATGACCAACACGCCAACGACCAACAAACACAGTCTCCCTCCCCCAGCCCAGCCAGTGAAGGAAGCGATACCGCTAGCGAAGGAGCCGACCGGAATACCAGAACGAACACACCACCAATGATACAGTTCACGCCATCCAATAGATCACGCTCAGATCCTCCTGCGACAACGGTCACTCTCACGCCCGCTGATATGGAAATGCTCGTCCCCAGGCTTGCCGAGATGGAAGGTGAGGGTGACTCACAGCACTCCTCTGTTCCACTCAGGAATGTTGACCTGGCCCACATGCAAGAGAGGGTCAAGACGACTGATGAAAAGTGGCAGACTACGAGCACTCGGTATGAGGCAGGTCCGAAAGGTGAGGGGTACGCAAGGATCTACGTCTCGAGTAGCCGACCTCCGATCAACTGGGAGGGTTTCACTGCTGAATGTAAGCGGCCAACACTTACCGAAATCGAGTCAATATTTGAAAAGTACGCCTTAGATCCTCCCCAAGAAGATATTCCGTATTATATCGGTAATCTCGACATTCTTCCTGGTGAGCGTTTGGATCCTGGACCTGAGATCACGGGAAACCCTGACCTCAAGGACCTGCATGTCGCATATCACCACATTGGTGGTCCCGGTTCCGGGAACCGCACACATGGGGAAGACATCAAAAACTTTCGATCCTATAACGAG CCAAGTTATAATGCATTTGTCGAAGCAAACTGGAGGTGTTGCAAATGCGACCAGTTTGTTTCGCACCAATCTCTTCTTCTAGCTCCCTCCAggctcaagaaggagggcaTAGATTATATCGTTGCAGCCGTCGGACGTGGGGAAGCCTTCTACACCTTACCGGGACAGCAACATGCGATCATCAATTTTGGACATTGCGCCGCTCATTCCATTAACTACGTACCCCCTGGGGAGAAAATTGACTTTAGCAAGGTCACTGCGTGTACCGAGGATGGCATGTATGCTATTGGGAAAAAGTACGGCCAAACCACTGCCTCCCCACAGGAATTGGCGCAAGCCAACAAACGGAAAGCACATCAGCAACTCTCCCAAGTCGCGCCTAAAAGATTGACACGCACCAACACCACACCCCAGCGAGAGTTAGTCGAGATCGAGCAAGGCCTATCAGAGATACCTTATCGTCGAATACAAATCGACCACCAACATCCCTCGACTGCAGAGTTGAATGTATACAAGCAAGTTGCTGCCGTGCGTAGCACAATGGCCATACAACAGTTCATTACTCTGGTAAAGGAttggaagaatgaagaggCCACCGTCCATATCGACAAGACTAAAGACAAGCTAAACCAGTCAGTGCAATCAGTGAAATTCTTTGAAGGCAGAACAAAGTTATCGAAGTTCGGACTTCGGCTCACTCAAAGAAAACTAGCTCGTGAAGCTGACACGGTAAAGGGGCCTATACAAAAGCAGCTTAAACCAGGCTTTCTTGACAAACTTGCAGCTGATCACTGTATGACGAAAGATCGGCTGAAAGACCATATTCAAGAGGGCAGACAATGGAATTCTATCTGCAAATCACACGATGGGTTGCTCCCCTTTATCCTCTTGGACTCAAAAAATCCTTTCGGGATTAAAAAACAAAACTGGACCAATCTCTATCGCGAAGAATTTACCAAGGAGGCGAATGCATTCCGCAGTCTACTTGATGATGAGTATATGAGGAACCTATGTGAAGCAGGAAAGTCCTTTGAAGATCGAGTTTTAGAGAAGGTTTTTAATGGCAGCGTTTCGGATACTGGCGGGTTTCTATGGGAGGAGAACGAGCTGGACCCGGCTTCAGACAACATCGATGAGTTACTTAAGCAGCAGGTCACCAGAAATGGAGGCACGTGA